A stretch of the Rhizobium sp. CCGE531 genome encodes the following:
- a CDS encoding CBS domain-containing protein produces MQVSEAMTRDVRIARPDQSIRDAALIMADIDAGVVPIGDNDRLVGVITDRDIAIRAIARGKGPDAKIADVMSSDIKYCFEDEEIDHVMQNLGDQQLRRLPVVSRDKRLVGILSLADIAVKASGGAAGSALSNISRPGGRHSQTGV; encoded by the coding sequence ATGCAAGTCAGTGAAGCTATGACACGCGACGTGCGCATTGCCCGTCCCGACCAATCGATCCGGGATGCCGCCTTGATCATGGCGGATATCGACGCCGGCGTGGTCCCGATCGGCGATAATGACCGCCTTGTCGGCGTCATTACGGATCGAGATATCGCCATCCGCGCCATTGCCCGAGGCAAGGGACCGGACGCGAAGATTGCCGATGTGATGAGCTCTGATATCAAATACTGCTTCGAGGACGAAGAGATTGATCACGTCATGCAAAATCTCGGCGACCAGCAACTTCGCCGCCTTCCCGTGGTCAGCCGTGACAAACGCCTGGTCGGCATTCTGTCTTTGGCGGACATTGCTGTGAAGGCCAGCGGCGGAGCGGCCGGATCAGCGCTTTCAAACATTTCCAGGCCAGGCGGCAGACACTCGCAAACCGGCGTCTAG
- a CDS encoding GMC family oxidoreductase, whose product MSQTVYDALVIGSGAAGSFAARELTAQGLSVLLLEAGPAVSQGDFDPSRKKLPASSINIWERARATIKGQPIQARAAFFTERFSHFFVNDRKNPYTTPKDAPFLWIRGRQGGGRLHSFGRVLLRWTDDDFKIRSRTGKGVDWPVGYDDLVPYYDEVETSLGLYGNPDGVETLPDGIYARPAKLTPAEEVFKNEVEGLWPQRHVVSWRYIAPDADRTPKPLREALATGRLTIRHDAIVRRIVTDDQGVRATGAEFIDRVTGKVETARAALVVLSASPIESVRLLLNSASPRHPEGLGNSSGALGRYFMDQLPCLAFGSFAKAKGWSLDDSAPVDAFYNPSGGIFVPRFGTGDAERGDFDYQGSIGRAPTPDDEPARLAFFGFGRMLPYADNRISLNARRKDAWGIPVPHIRCVMGEEEQALLRQQEEVLIDMVRGVGGDLEFIGSPTGLREMGRGAFPDADPFSRFMFRKWFRKTMCMGAAIHETGGARMGDDPSNSVLNPYNQLWDVSNVIVTDASAFPGSGIAGTTLTVMALTIRACRNLIGQH is encoded by the coding sequence ATGTCTCAGACTGTTTATGACGCGCTGGTCATTGGCTCCGGCGCCGCCGGCTCCTTTGCCGCCAGGGAATTGACCGCTCAAGGGCTTTCCGTGCTTTTGCTCGAAGCTGGTCCGGCGGTAAGCCAGGGGGATTTCGATCCGTCGCGCAAGAAGCTGCCGGCCAGCAGCATCAACATCTGGGAGCGCGCACGCGCTACCATAAAGGGGCAGCCGATACAGGCGCGCGCTGCCTTCTTTACCGAACGCTTCAGCCATTTCTTCGTCAACGACCGGAAAAATCCCTACACGACCCCTAAGGACGCGCCTTTCCTCTGGATTCGCGGCCGGCAGGGCGGCGGCCGCCTGCACAGCTTCGGCCGCGTGCTGCTGCGCTGGACCGACGACGACTTCAAGATCCGGTCTCGCACCGGCAAGGGCGTGGATTGGCCGGTCGGCTACGACGATCTCGTGCCTTACTACGACGAGGTCGAAACCTCTCTCGGGCTCTACGGCAATCCCGACGGGGTGGAAACGCTGCCGGACGGCATCTACGCTCGTCCGGCGAAACTGACGCCGGCCGAAGAGGTCTTCAAGAACGAGGTTGAGGGTCTCTGGCCGCAACGGCATGTCGTGTCCTGGCGCTATATCGCACCCGATGCCGACCGTACGCCGAAGCCCTTGAGGGAGGCGCTTGCGACCGGCCGGCTGACCATCCGCCACGATGCCATCGTCCGCCGCATCGTGACCGATGATCAAGGCGTCCGTGCAACGGGTGCCGAGTTCATCGATCGTGTCACTGGCAAGGTCGAGACCGCACGCGCCGCCCTCGTCGTGCTCTCGGCATCGCCGATCGAAAGCGTGCGGCTGCTTCTGAACTCGGCATCCCCGCGCCATCCCGAAGGCCTTGGCAACAGCTCGGGTGCGCTCGGGCGCTATTTCATGGATCAGCTGCCCTGCCTTGCCTTCGGCTCCTTCGCCAAGGCGAAGGGATGGTCGCTGGACGATTCCGCGCCTGTCGATGCGTTCTATAACCCCTCGGGCGGCATCTTCGTGCCGCGTTTCGGAACCGGCGACGCAGAGCGAGGCGATTTCGACTACCAGGGGAGCATCGGCCGGGCACCCACGCCCGATGACGAGCCGGCACGGCTGGCATTCTTCGGCTTCGGCCGCATGCTGCCCTATGCGGATAATCGCATAAGCCTCAACGCACGGCGAAAGGATGCCTGGGGGATTCCCGTTCCCCACATCCGCTGCGTCATGGGCGAAGAGGAACAGGCGCTTCTCCGTCAGCAGGAAGAGGTACTGATCGACATGGTGCGTGGCGTCGGCGGAGATCTGGAGTTCATCGGCTCCCCCACCGGCCTCAGGGAAATGGGACGGGGCGCCTTCCCCGACGCCGATCCCTTCAGCCGCTTCATGTTCCGCAAATGGTTCCGCAAGACCATGTGCATGGGCGCGGCAATTCACGAGACGGGCGGCGCGCGGATGGGAGATGACCCCAGTAATTCCGTGCTCAACCCCTATAACCAGCTTTGGGACGTATCCAACGTCATCGTCACGGACGCCAGCGCATTCCCCGGCAGCGGTATCGCCGGTACGACCCTCACCGTCATGGCTTTGACGATCCGCGCATGCAGGAATCTCATCGGCCAGCACTAG
- a CDS encoding ATP-binding cassette domain-containing protein, producing MQPAVSVKDLKIAYGDHSVIEKLSIDIAPREFLVLLGPSGCGKSTLLNAIAGLQDIRDGEIWISDKNVTWEEPKDRGIGMVFQSYALYPRMTVRRNLSFGLRVAGLPKPEIEARIARTASLLHLENLLDRRPSELSGGQRQRVAIGRALVREVDVFLFDEPLSNLDAKLRNELRVEIKKLHQSLGNTMIYVTHDQIEALTLADRIAIMRDGVIQQLGSPSEIYHRPANLFVAGFIGAPAMNFIKGEIAINAAALVFESGSLTIDLTNYPFLASVKAGPVTLGIRPEHIAPDGGAGALPTIAGIVSVVEPMGADTVVWFDWAGQSLSYRIMGDAVLQPGAAISPGIDIAKASLFDADGVRL from the coding sequence ATGCAGCCTGCCGTATCGGTCAAAGACCTCAAGATCGCCTATGGTGACCACAGCGTCATCGAGAAGCTCTCCATCGACATCGCTCCGCGCGAATTTCTGGTGCTTCTCGGCCCATCCGGCTGTGGGAAATCGACGCTCCTGAACGCGATCGCCGGATTGCAGGACATTCGCGATGGCGAGATCTGGATATCGGACAAGAACGTGACCTGGGAGGAACCGAAGGACCGCGGGATCGGCATGGTTTTCCAGTCCTATGCGCTTTACCCTCGTATGACGGTGCGCAGGAACCTCTCCTTCGGCCTGCGCGTCGCCGGCCTGCCCAAGCCGGAGATCGAGGCGCGCATCGCCCGCACCGCATCTCTGCTGCATCTGGAAAATCTGCTCGATCGCCGCCCCTCGGAACTCTCTGGCGGCCAGCGCCAGCGCGTTGCGATCGGCCGGGCGCTGGTCCGCGAGGTGGATGTCTTCCTGTTCGACGAGCCGCTCTCCAATCTCGACGCCAAGCTTCGCAACGAACTGCGCGTCGAGATCAAGAAGCTGCACCAGAGCCTCGGCAATACGATGATCTATGTGACGCACGACCAGATCGAGGCGCTGACCCTTGCGGACCGCATCGCCATCATGAGGGACGGCGTGATCCAGCAGCTTGGGAGCCCTTCTGAGATCTATCACCGCCCCGCCAATCTCTTCGTTGCGGGCTTCATCGGCGCACCGGCGATGAACTTCATCAAGGGTGAGATCGCGATCAACGCTGCTGCCCTGGTCTTCGAGAGCGGCAGCTTGACCATCGATCTCACCAATTATCCATTTCTGGCGTCCGTCAAGGCGGGTCCCGTGACACTCGGTATCCGTCCGGAACATATTGCTCCGGACGGAGGAGCGGGAGCCCTGCCGACCATCGCCGGCATCGTCTCCGTGGTCGAGCCGATGGGCGCCGACACCGTTGTCTGGTTCGATTGGGCCGGGCAAAGCCTCTCCTATCGCATCATGGGCGACGCGGTGCTTCAGCCCGGCGCAGCAATCTCGCCCGGCATCGATATCGCCAAGGCCTCCCTCTTTGACGCCGACGGCGTCCGTCTCTGA
- a CDS encoding carbohydrate ABC transporter permease, which yields MTTHPHPRGPKPSRLSGGQIGLYAFLILSALFFLLPLYTMLVTSLKSMEEIRQGHIFALPATIDFDAWKTAWSGACMGTQCLGVRVGFWNSVKITVPAVVISVFIGAINGYALSLWRPKGSNLLFGLLMAGGLIPYQIFLYPLVRLLANLSLYNSVAGVVLVHVIFGLPLVTLLFRNYFVAIPEELCKAARVDGAGFWCIFLEIMLPMSVPMVVVASIFQFTGIWNDFLIGLVFAGRDNLPMTVQLNNIVNTTMGERAYNVNMAATILTAVVPLAIYFFSGRWFLRGVAAGAVKG from the coding sequence ATGACAACCCACCCCCATCCTCGTGGTCCCAAGCCGTCCAGGCTCAGTGGCGGCCAGATCGGGCTCTACGCCTTCCTGATCCTGTCGGCGCTGTTCTTCCTGCTGCCTCTCTACACCATGCTCGTGACCTCGCTGAAGTCTATGGAGGAAATCCGCCAGGGCCATATCTTCGCCCTGCCCGCCACCATCGATTTCGATGCGTGGAAGACCGCCTGGTCGGGAGCCTGCATGGGCACGCAGTGCCTCGGCGTGCGGGTCGGCTTCTGGAATTCGGTCAAGATCACCGTGCCCGCCGTCGTCATTTCCGTCTTCATCGGGGCGATCAACGGTTACGCACTATCGCTCTGGCGGCCGAAGGGCTCGAACCTCCTGTTCGGGCTGTTGATGGCCGGCGGCCTGATCCCCTATCAGATCTTCCTCTACCCCCTGGTGCGGCTGCTCGCCAATCTAAGCCTTTATAATTCGGTGGCCGGCGTCGTCCTCGTGCACGTCATCTTCGGCCTGCCGCTGGTCACGCTGCTGTTCCGCAACTATTTCGTCGCCATCCCCGAAGAGCTCTGCAAGGCTGCCCGCGTCGACGGCGCCGGCTTCTGGTGCATTTTTCTCGAGATCATGTTGCCGATGTCGGTGCCGATGGTGGTCGTCGCCTCCATCTTCCAGTTCACCGGAATCTGGAACGACTTCCTGATCGGCCTCGTCTTTGCCGGGCGCGACAACCTGCCGATGACTGTCCAGCTCAACAACATCGTCAACACCACCATGGGCGAACGCGCCTACAATGTGAACATGGCCGCCACCATCCTGACCGCCGTCGTTCCGCTCGCCATCTATTTCTTCTCCGGCCGCTGGTTCCTGCGCGGTGTTGCAGCCGGCGCCGTCAAAGGGTAA
- a CDS encoding sugar ABC transporter permease produces MQAKRRRSLAATFALLPTWIAAIFVYIGTMVWSVRLSFTDSTIFPSSNYVGFAQYARLFKNSRWLASLENVLIFGVLYVAGCLALGFVLAAALDRKVRFESAFRTIFLYPYAMSFVVTGLIWQWMLNPTLGIQATVRALGWQGFVFDWIVNRDMAIYTVVFAGVWQGAGLVMVIALSGMRGIGEEQWKAAQIDGIPVWRIYLSIILPQLGPALAASGMLLSMGVIKTYDLIVAQTGGGPGYSTEVPAKFIMDNLFERQNLGLASAGATVLVLSVVMAVAPFRYALAIRARRRGAH; encoded by the coding sequence ATGCAAGCCAAGCGCAGACGTTCCCTGGCTGCGACCTTTGCACTCCTGCCGACATGGATCGCCGCAATTTTCGTCTATATCGGCACCATGGTCTGGTCGGTCCGGCTGTCCTTCACGGATTCGACGATCTTCCCGTCGTCGAACTATGTCGGCTTTGCCCAATATGCCAGGCTGTTTAAAAATTCGCGCTGGCTCGCATCATTGGAGAATGTGCTGATCTTCGGCGTGCTCTATGTCGCGGGATGCCTCGCCCTTGGCTTCGTACTGGCGGCGGCCCTTGATCGCAAGGTTCGCTTCGAAAGCGCGTTCCGCACGATATTCCTCTATCCCTATGCCATGTCCTTCGTGGTCACGGGGCTCATCTGGCAATGGATGCTGAACCCGACCCTCGGCATCCAGGCAACCGTGCGGGCGCTCGGCTGGCAGGGCTTCGTCTTCGATTGGATCGTCAATCGCGACATGGCGATCTATACGGTGGTCTTCGCCGGCGTCTGGCAAGGCGCCGGTCTCGTCATGGTCATCGCACTGTCAGGCATGCGCGGCATCGGCGAGGAGCAATGGAAAGCCGCCCAGATCGACGGCATACCGGTCTGGCGCATCTATCTTTCAATCATCCTGCCGCAACTCGGGCCGGCGCTTGCCGCTTCGGGCATGCTGCTCTCCATGGGCGTGATCAAGACCTACGATCTGATCGTGGCGCAGACCGGCGGCGGCCCCGGCTACTCGACCGAAGTGCCTGCGAAATTCATCATGGACAATCTATTCGAACGCCAGAACCTCGGGCTCGCCAGCGCCGGTGCAACCGTGCTGGTGCTCTCCGTCGTCATGGCCGTCGCCCCGTTCCGCTATGCGCTGGCCATACGCGCCAGAAGGAGGGGAGCGCATTGA
- a CDS encoding ABC transporter substrate-binding protein, with amino-acid sequence MKNTMKLLMLGAALAAASAPADAEDKAKAEVMTSWTSGGEAAALDVIKQEFEKRGGVWKDSSIAGFGAADAAFQNRLVAGDPPAAKQAVIGLANTDFVSQGLMNPIDDIAKAGKWADVLPKSIHDLITYNGQVYLSPTGAHGESWVFYSTDAFAKAGVNEEPKSWDEFFAALDKLKAAGVQPVAWGGQSWQESKVFNMILLTQVGIDGFLKIYGDKDKGDASVEGVKKTLDILGKLRGYVDEGAPGRNWNDATAMVITGKAGVQFMGDWAKGEFVAAGKQLGKDYGCMLAPQSPGMVYVADAFSFPKIADAASQKGQALLAEVAMDPTVQVEFSLKKGSVPMRTDVDKSKLDVCAQKGLELMSAGKIVPDQALILSPQQAGALNDFVDEFWSNPSEGSASGAEKFFGIFE; translated from the coding sequence ATGAAGAATACGATGAAATTGCTCATGTTGGGGGCAGCACTTGCGGCGGCCTCCGCGCCTGCCGATGCCGAGGACAAGGCAAAGGCCGAAGTCATGACCTCCTGGACATCAGGCGGCGAGGCAGCCGCCCTCGATGTCATCAAGCAGGAGTTCGAAAAGCGCGGCGGCGTCTGGAAGGATTCGTCCATTGCCGGCTTCGGTGCCGCCGATGCCGCCTTCCAGAACCGGCTGGTCGCCGGCGATCCGCCGGCCGCCAAGCAAGCGGTGATCGGCCTTGCCAATACGGATTTCGTCAGTCAGGGGCTCATGAACCCGATCGACGATATCGCCAAGGCCGGCAAATGGGCGGATGTGCTGCCGAAATCGATCCATGACCTCATCACCTATAATGGCCAGGTCTATCTCTCGCCCACCGGTGCCCATGGCGAGAGCTGGGTCTTCTATTCCACGGATGCCTTTGCCAAGGCCGGCGTGAACGAGGAGCCCAAGAGCTGGGACGAATTCTTCGCGGCACTCGACAAGCTTAAGGCCGCCGGCGTGCAGCCGGTTGCCTGGGGCGGCCAATCCTGGCAGGAATCCAAGGTCTTCAACATGATCCTGCTGACGCAGGTCGGTATCGACGGCTTCCTCAAGATCTATGGCGACAAGGATAAGGGTGATGCATCCGTCGAGGGCGTGAAGAAGACGCTCGATATTCTCGGCAAGCTGCGCGGCTATGTCGATGAGGGCGCGCCCGGGCGGAACTGGAACGATGCCACCGCGATGGTCATCACCGGCAAGGCGGGCGTACAATTCATGGGCGACTGGGCCAAGGGCGAATTCGTTGCGGCGGGCAAGCAGCTTGGCAAGGACTACGGCTGCATGCTCGCTCCCCAATCCCCCGGCATGGTCTATGTCGCCGACGCCTTCTCCTTCCCGAAGATCGCCGATGCGGCATCGCAAAAGGGACAGGCGCTGCTGGCCGAAGTCGCCATGGATCCGACCGTGCAGGTCGAATTCTCGCTCAAGAAGGGCTCGGTGCCGATGCGCACCGACGTCGACAAGTCGAAACTCGATGTTTGCGCGCAGAAGGGCCTGGAGCTGATGAGCGCCGGCAAGATCGTTCCGGATCAGGCGCTGATCCTATCGCCGCAGCAGGCGGGCGCGCTCAACGACTTCGTCGACGAGTTCTGGAGCAACCCATCGGAAGGCAGCGCCTCCGGTGCCGAGAAGTTTTTCGGGATCTTCGAATAG
- a CDS encoding sugar phosphate isomerase/epimerase yields the protein MSSTERLRFGVDLVTFFHPDFWGVEDYDGIIALSRSEPRAFWDKILDAVEASGVTGVELTFSPFNWQDATKTYGSVEAFATELSRRGLTLASGFFAELEAAGDFTEASAQAAIIEKAEKYAAFLKACGSDIMVIGAPLRQTPGSEPVRFFDFAQARKIADFLNRLGAILYTKGVRLALHTEAHSIFAASRDVDLMMLLTDPAYVHMCPDTAHIIVAGSDPLQVVERHHERVIIAHWKDALGPMPADTPIDEHIHDRHRPYFCGFGLGRVDWPGWIRLLRDRGFEGWAILELDAAPDPVGDIANGLTLVRQALLPIYR from the coding sequence ATGAGCTCGACCGAACGGCTTCGCTTTGGCGTGGATCTCGTCACCTTTTTCCATCCCGACTTCTGGGGCGTCGAGGATTACGACGGCATCATCGCCCTTTCTCGTAGCGAACCCCGCGCCTTCTGGGACAAGATCCTCGATGCCGTTGAGGCATCCGGCGTCACCGGTGTCGAGCTGACCTTTTCTCCTTTCAACTGGCAGGATGCGACGAAAACCTACGGTTCGGTCGAAGCCTTCGCGACCGAGCTTTCCAGGCGCGGCCTGACACTGGCAAGCGGCTTCTTTGCCGAACTCGAGGCAGCTGGCGATTTCACCGAAGCGTCGGCGCAGGCAGCCATCATCGAAAAGGCGGAGAAATATGCCGCGTTTTTGAAGGCTTGCGGCAGCGATATCATGGTCATCGGCGCGCCGCTGCGCCAGACGCCGGGTTCCGAGCCCGTGCGCTTCTTCGATTTCGCGCAGGCCCGCAAGATTGCCGATTTTCTCAACCGCCTTGGCGCAATCCTCTACACAAAGGGCGTGCGGCTTGCCCTGCACACGGAAGCGCATTCGATCTTTGCAGCCTCGCGCGATGTCGATCTCATGATGCTGCTGACGGATCCGGCCTATGTCCACATGTGCCCCGACACGGCCCATATCATCGTTGCCGGTTCCGACCCACTCCAGGTCGTCGAACGCCATCACGAGCGGGTCATCATCGCCCATTGGAAGGATGCGCTCGGGCCGATGCCCGCCGACACGCCGATCGACGAGCATATCCACGATCGTCACCGTCCCTATTTCTGCGGCTTCGGCCTCGGCCGTGTCGACTGGCCGGGCTGGATCAGGCTGCTGCGGGACCGCGGTTTCGAAGGCTGGGCCATTCTCGAGCTGGATGCCGCGCCCGATCCGGTCGGCGACATCGCCAACGGCCTGACGCTCGTGCGGCAGGCATTGCTGCCAATCTATCGCTGA
- a CDS encoding LacI family DNA-binding transcriptional regulator, which yields MKDNKDMPLEEHSGPLMADVARLAGVAISTVSRALANPGRVNEKTRAKIDAAAKQLGYTPNAMARGLRVGKSNTIMIILPGSLYYGVSQVIPQVLQSINKALLQNGYNLMIANLGRDPESERHILNLAFGGTIRGAIILSSKLPEIDGRSLANAGLPIVSMLLDMSDAGVASVVTNDREAVRDAVAELIRMGHRRFFYIAGPQDNYHDVERYGGALEALRDAGISKEALRRSGGNLDYQKGFEIGVQAAADFVLLKDRPTAVIATSDDMAISFVSRIRQTGLRIPDDLSVISFDGAPVCEFCFPPLSTIEQPFEEMGQAAVARLLDALGQAAKVQDLRVTIRSRLILRESVAPPKN from the coding sequence GTGAAAGATAACAAGGATATGCCCCTTGAGGAGCATTCCGGGCCGTTGATGGCCGATGTCGCGAGGCTGGCAGGGGTCGCGATCTCCACGGTCAGCCGTGCCCTTGCCAATCCCGGACGTGTCAACGAGAAGACGCGCGCCAAGATCGATGCGGCCGCCAAGCAGCTGGGCTATACGCCGAACGCCATGGCTCGCGGCCTGCGGGTCGGCAAATCCAACACCATCATGATCATCCTTCCAGGATCGCTCTACTACGGCGTCTCCCAGGTCATCCCGCAGGTCCTGCAGAGCATCAACAAGGCCCTGCTGCAGAATGGCTACAACCTGATGATCGCCAATCTCGGCCGCGACCCGGAGTCGGAACGGCATATTCTCAATCTCGCCTTCGGCGGCACCATTCGCGGCGCCATCATCCTGTCGTCTAAGCTGCCGGAGATCGATGGCCGGTCTCTGGCCAATGCCGGCCTGCCGATCGTCTCCATGCTGCTCGACATGAGTGACGCCGGCGTAGCGAGCGTCGTGACCAATGATCGTGAGGCGGTACGGGACGCGGTTGCGGAACTGATCAGGATGGGTCACAGGCGCTTTTTCTACATCGCAGGTCCGCAGGACAATTATCACGATGTCGAGCGCTATGGCGGCGCCCTGGAAGCCCTGCGCGATGCCGGGATTTCGAAAGAAGCGCTGCGGCGGTCCGGAGGCAATCTCGATTACCAGAAGGGCTTTGAGATCGGCGTCCAGGCTGCCGCCGATTTCGTCCTGCTGAAGGATCGGCCGACGGCGGTGATCGCCACCAGCGATGACATGGCGATCTCCTTCGTCAGCCGCATACGGCAAACGGGCCTGCGCATTCCCGACGATCTGTCGGTGATTTCCTTCGACGGTGCGCCGGTCTGCGAATTCTGCTTCCCGCCCCTCTCGACGATCGAACAGCCGTTCGAGGAAATGGGCCAGGCCGCCGTCGCTCGCCTGCTTGATGCCCTCGGACAGGCGGCGAAGGTGCAGGACCTGCGCGTCACAATCCGCAGCAGGCTGATCCTGCGGGAGAGCGTCGCCCCGCCGAAGAATTGA